A region of Thermobifida halotolerans DNA encodes the following proteins:
- a CDS encoding DUF3866 family protein, whose translation MIRWRDGRVRGLGRSWPGVVELDVVLAEDGEECRALAYPMLVGEPRPGDRVLLNTTALAMGLGTGGYALVVAVPDRLPPDPRGPGHLVKARYTPLQATVLGADEQDSPHHAPLRDADGVGGMPVVTADLHSALPAVVAGVRAERPDARVAYVMLDGGALPLWFSRTVAGLREAGALVGSVTVGQAFGGDVETVTVHTGLLAARHVLDADVAVVAQGPGNLGTGTPWGFSGVAVGEAVNAAAVLEGRPVGALRVSRADPRERHRGVSHHSLTAYGRVALARADVVVPLLDGDFGARLRSEAAVLGERHTLVEVGVAGLREALEASPVRLSTMGRGLADDTAAFLAAAAAGRHAARLLG comes from the coding sequence GTGATCAGATGGCGTGACGGACGGGTCCGCGGCCTCGGCCGCTCCTGGCCCGGTGTGGTGGAACTGGACGTGGTGCTGGCGGAGGACGGGGAGGAGTGCCGGGCGCTGGCCTATCCGATGCTGGTGGGCGAGCCGCGACCGGGCGACCGGGTGCTGCTGAACACCACGGCGCTGGCGATGGGGCTGGGCACGGGGGGCTACGCCCTGGTGGTGGCCGTCCCCGACCGGCTGCCGCCCGATCCGCGGGGACCGGGGCACCTGGTCAAGGCACGCTACACCCCGTTGCAGGCCACCGTGCTGGGCGCCGACGAGCAGGACTCCCCGCACCACGCGCCGCTGCGCGACGCCGACGGGGTGGGGGGCATGCCGGTGGTGACCGCGGACCTGCACTCGGCGCTTCCGGCGGTGGTGGCGGGGGTGCGGGCGGAGCGCCCGGACGCGCGCGTGGCCTACGTGATGCTGGACGGCGGGGCGCTGCCGCTGTGGTTCTCCCGGACGGTGGCGGGACTGCGCGAGGCGGGGGCGCTGGTGGGCTCCGTCACGGTCGGGCAGGCGTTCGGCGGTGACGTGGAGACCGTGACGGTGCACACCGGGCTGCTGGCGGCCCGGCACGTGCTGGACGCCGACGTCGCCGTGGTCGCGCAGGGGCCGGGGAACCTGGGCACGGGGACCCCCTGGGGGTTCTCGGGGGTGGCCGTGGGCGAGGCGGTCAACGCCGCCGCGGTGCTGGAGGGGCGCCCGGTGGGGGCGCTGCGGGTCAGCCGGGCCGACCCGCGGGAGCGGCACCGGGGGGTGTCGCACCACAGCCTGACCGCCTACGGGCGGGTGGCGCTGGCCCGCGCCGACGTGGTCGTGCCGCTGCTCGACGGGGACTTCGGGGCGCGGCTGCGTTCCGAGGCCGCCGTGCTGGGCGAGCGGCACACCCTGGTGGAGGTGGGGGTCGCGGGCCTGCGGGAGGCGCTGGAGGCGTCGCCGGTGCGGCTGTCCACCATGGGCCGCGGCCTGGCCGACGACACCGCCGCGTTCCTGGCCGCGGCCGCGGCGGGCCGCCACGCGGCCCGCCTGCTGGGCTGA
- a CDS encoding FKBP-type peptidyl-prolyl cis-trans isomerase: MRRHAAVALAVPLSALLLGASGCGVIPEDWQTPALMRTEQEYDSRLPTISGTVGEAEPEVSFPEIEPPDEQLVGVAHRGEGEGTLIRGSDMVVAHIVEYRWTGKGEAEQSSSTYEHDAPTLMQMSQMSEELLDSFVDQTVGTRLVFHFPPLSEEERAQYEAMGQAAPEGASVSVVDIVARHGKGDVVPGEQTTDGGDGLPTVTDNGRALPGIDIPEDTDPPGELTVVPLIEGGGPEVAEGQQIVVQYTGVRWDNGELFDSTWNTGLEERAAMENEDTDGDPLSFQIGVGGVIEGWDEGLVGQRVGSRVMLVIPEDKAYGSEDEVADGQPAGTLVFVIDILGAYDTAPEEEPEAEEGAEETASDEEAAPQEETEE; encoded by the coding sequence ATGCGTCGACATGCGGCTGTGGCCCTTGCGGTGCCGTTGAGCGCCCTGCTGTTGGGGGCGTCCGGATGCGGGGTCATCCCCGAGGACTGGCAGACCCCCGCCCTGATGCGGACCGAACAGGAGTACGACAGCCGCCTGCCGACCATCAGCGGCACCGTCGGCGAGGCCGAGCCCGAGGTCTCCTTCCCCGAGATCGAACCGCCCGACGAGCAGTTGGTGGGGGTCGCGCACCGGGGAGAGGGGGAGGGCACCCTCATCCGCGGAAGTGACATGGTGGTCGCGCACATCGTCGAGTACCGGTGGACGGGCAAGGGCGAGGCCGAGCAGAGCAGCTCCACCTACGAGCACGACGCGCCGACGCTGATGCAGATGTCGCAGATGTCGGAGGAGCTGCTGGACTCGTTCGTCGACCAGACGGTCGGCACGCGGCTGGTCTTCCACTTCCCGCCGCTGAGCGAGGAGGAGCGCGCGCAGTACGAGGCGATGGGCCAGGCGGCCCCCGAGGGCGCCTCGGTGTCGGTCGTGGACATCGTCGCGCGCCACGGCAAGGGCGACGTCGTCCCCGGCGAGCAGACCACCGACGGCGGCGACGGCCTGCCCACCGTGACCGACAACGGACGGGCCCTGCCGGGCATCGACATCCCCGAGGACACCGACCCGCCCGGCGAGCTGACCGTCGTCCCCCTGATCGAGGGCGGCGGTCCCGAGGTCGCCGAGGGCCAGCAGATCGTCGTCCAGTACACCGGGGTGCGCTGGGACAACGGGGAGCTGTTCGACTCCACCTGGAACACCGGGCTGGAGGAGCGCGCCGCGATGGAGAACGAGGACACCGACGGCGACCCGCTCAGCTTCCAGATCGGCGTCGGCGGGGTCATCGAGGGCTGGGACGAGGGCCTGGTCGGCCAGCGGGTCGGCAGCCGCGTCATGCTGGTCATCCCCGAGGACAAGGCGTACGGGAGCGAGGACGAGGTCGCCGACGGCCAGCCCGCGGGCACCCTCGTCTTCGTCATCGACATCCTGGGCGCCTACGACACCGCCCCGGAGGAGGAGCCCGAGGCCGAGGAGGGCGCGGAGGAGACCGCCTCCGACGAGGAGGCCGCTCCGCAGGAGGAGACCGAGGAATAG
- a CDS encoding histone-like nucleoid-structuring protein Lsr2 has translation MVRKTVVELVDDLDGSRADETVEFGIDGSVYQIDLSADHAEDLRSVFEAYVRAGRKVTDRSRRRTRARSERTDTRAVREWARSRGIQVSERGRIPQHVLDAYHGRQTG, from the coding sequence GTGGTTCGGAAGACGGTTGTCGAACTCGTCGACGATCTCGACGGGAGCCGGGCGGATGAGACGGTCGAGTTCGGGATCGACGGCTCGGTCTACCAGATCGACCTGTCCGCCGACCACGCGGAGGACCTGCGCTCGGTCTTCGAGGCCTACGTGCGGGCCGGACGGAAGGTCACCGACAGGTCCCGGCGCAGAACCAGGGCCAGATCCGAGCGGACCGACACCAGAGCCGTCCGGGAGTGGGCGAGGTCCCGGGGCATCCAGGTGAGCGAACGGGGCAGGATTCCGCAGCACGTCCTGGACGCCTACCACGGGAGGCAGACCGGGTGA
- a CDS encoding Zn-dependent alcohol dehydrogenase, giving the protein MSTTLAAVVRAPGEPVRVEEVALPDAGPGQVRVRMAAAGVCHSDLSLASGRLAHPMPAALGHEGAGRVVAVGEGVTDLAVGDTVLLNWNPPCRDCWHCRNGEPYLCANAADASRRVWGTLADGTGAHPCLGVAAFAQETVVPANACVTVPADIPPTEAALLGCAVLTGVGAVRNAAGVRPGQSVAVIGLGGVGLAAVQGARIAGASTIIAIDPVEEKEGLARSLGATHFLTPGDDLARRVRKLADGRGVDHAVECVGRAATIRAAWSCTRRGGAATVVGFGAADDELTLNALEIPHFARTLRGCLYGSSDPATDVPELLRLYRDGQLNLSSLVSRTIGLDDVEDAFADMRSGRGARSLVVF; this is encoded by the coding sequence ATGTCCACCACACTCGCAGCCGTGGTACGCGCCCCCGGCGAACCGGTGCGCGTCGAAGAGGTCGCCCTGCCCGACGCGGGCCCCGGCCAGGTCCGGGTGCGCATGGCCGCCGCCGGCGTGTGCCACTCGGACCTGTCGCTGGCCTCGGGCAGGCTCGCCCACCCCATGCCCGCCGCACTGGGCCACGAGGGGGCCGGACGCGTCGTCGCGGTCGGCGAGGGAGTGACGGACCTGGCCGTCGGGGACACGGTGCTGCTCAACTGGAACCCGCCGTGCCGCGACTGCTGGCACTGCCGCAACGGCGAGCCCTACCTGTGCGCCAACGCCGCCGACGCCTCCCGCCGGGTCTGGGGGACGCTGGCCGACGGCACCGGGGCCCACCCCTGCCTGGGAGTGGCCGCGTTCGCCCAGGAGACCGTCGTCCCGGCGAACGCCTGCGTGACCGTTCCCGCCGACATCCCCCCGACCGAGGCCGCGCTGCTGGGCTGCGCGGTCCTGACCGGGGTCGGCGCGGTGCGCAACGCCGCCGGGGTGCGCCCCGGCCAGTCGGTGGCCGTCATCGGCCTCGGCGGCGTGGGGCTGGCCGCGGTCCAGGGCGCGCGCATCGCGGGCGCCTCGACGATCATCGCGATCGACCCGGTCGAGGAGAAGGAGGGGCTGGCCCGCTCCCTGGGGGCCACCCACTTTCTGACCCCCGGCGACGACCTGGCCCGACGCGTGCGCAAACTCGCCGACGGCCGCGGCGTCGACCACGCCGTCGAGTGCGTGGGCCGGGCCGCCACGATCCGCGCCGCCTGGTCGTGCACCCGGCGCGGCGGCGCCGCCACCGTGGTGGGCTTCGGCGCGGCCGACGACGAGCTGACCCTGAACGCGCTGGAGATCCCGCACTTCGCCCGCACCCTGCGGGGATGCCTCTACGGAAGCAGCGACCCGGCCACCGACGTCCCGGAGCTGCTGCGGCTGTACCGCGACGGCCAGCTCAACCTGTCGTCCCTGGTCAGCCGGACCATCGGCCTGGACGACGTGGAGGACGCCTTCGCCGACATGCGCTCCGGGCGCGGCGCGCGCAGCCTGGTGGTGTTCTGA
- a CDS encoding aldehyde dehydrogenase family protein, with translation MITTDRIYVGGQWTAPRTTDRIAVDNPYTQQTVAHVPLCGADDVDRAVRAAHDAFPAWAATDVAERVAHLDALRRELAVRAEEMSALITSEMGAPRVIADRIQVGLPLAVLGDTVATARDLAWTERIGNSLVVREPVGVVGAITPWNYPLHQIIAKAAPALAAGCTVVLKPSEVAPLSAFLLAEIIDSVGFPPGVFNLVTGTGPEAGEALTAHPLVDMVSFTGSTRAGSRVSEVAAATVKKVSLELGGKSAGVVLDDADLAAAVKSVVSDCMLNSGQTCTALTRLLVPQDRYDEAVALAVEAAQSKPMGDPADPATRIGPLASADAHRRVLDHLERARKDGAVFATGGPDAQVPDQGYFVAPTVLAGVGRDAAAAREEIFGPVLTVLGYTDTDDAVRLANDTDYGLSGGVWSADADRALAVARRMRTGQVAVNGGRFNPSAPFGGYRKSGNGRELGRFGLEEFCEVKAVQLP, from the coding sequence GTGATCACCACCGACCGGATCTACGTCGGCGGCCAGTGGACCGCCCCCCGGACCACCGACCGCATCGCGGTAGACAACCCCTACACCCAGCAGACCGTCGCCCACGTCCCGCTGTGCGGCGCCGACGACGTCGACCGCGCCGTGCGGGCCGCCCACGACGCCTTCCCCGCCTGGGCGGCCACCGACGTCGCCGAACGCGTCGCGCACCTGGACGCCCTGCGCCGCGAACTCGCCGTGCGGGCCGAGGAGATGTCGGCCCTCATCACCTCCGAGATGGGCGCGCCCCGTGTGATCGCCGACCGCATCCAGGTGGGACTGCCGCTGGCGGTGCTGGGCGACACCGTCGCCACCGCGCGCGACCTCGCCTGGACCGAGAGGATCGGCAACTCCCTGGTCGTGCGCGAGCCCGTCGGGGTCGTGGGCGCCATCACCCCCTGGAACTACCCGCTGCACCAGATCATCGCCAAGGCCGCCCCCGCGCTCGCCGCGGGCTGCACCGTCGTCCTCAAACCCAGTGAGGTCGCGCCGCTGTCGGCGTTCCTGCTCGCCGAGATCATCGACTCGGTGGGCTTCCCGCCCGGTGTGTTCAACCTCGTCACCGGCACCGGCCCCGAGGCGGGCGAGGCCCTGACCGCGCACCCGCTGGTGGACATGGTCTCCTTCACCGGCTCCACCCGGGCCGGCAGCCGCGTTTCGGAGGTGGCCGCCGCGACCGTCAAGAAGGTGTCGCTGGAACTCGGCGGCAAATCCGCCGGAGTCGTCCTGGACGACGCCGACCTGGCCGCCGCCGTGAAGTCGGTCGTCTCCGACTGCATGCTCAACTCCGGCCAGACCTGCACGGCCCTGACCCGCCTGCTCGTTCCGCAGGACCGCTACGACGAGGCCGTCGCCCTGGCGGTCGAGGCGGCGCAGAGCAAGCCGATGGGCGACCCCGCCGACCCCGCCACCCGCATCGGACCGCTCGCCTCCGCCGACGCCCACCGCCGCGTCCTGGACCACCTGGAGCGGGCGCGCAAGGACGGCGCGGTCTTCGCCACCGGCGGACCCGACGCCCAGGTCCCCGACCAGGGCTACTTCGTGGCGCCCACCGTGCTGGCCGGGGTGGGGCGCGACGCCGCCGCCGCCCGCGAGGAGATCTTCGGCCCGGTGCTCACCGTGCTCGGCTACACCGACACCGACGACGCGGTGCGCCTGGCCAACGACACCGACTACGGCCTCTCCGGCGGGGTCTGGTCGGCCGACGCCGACCGCGCCCTGGCCGTGGCGCGCCGCATGCGCACCGGACAGGTCGCCGTCAACGGCGGGCGGTTCAACCCCTCGGCGCCCTTCGGCGGCTACCGCAAGTCCGGCAACGGACGCGAACTGGGCCGCTTCGGCCTGGAGGAGTTCTGCGAAGTCAAGGCGGTCCAGCTTCCGTGA
- a CDS encoding acyl-CoA dehydrogenase family protein, protein MDFTLTEEQTALRAMAAEFVDREITPNVVEWDRAESVPRELVQRLGELGFLGMTVDEEYGGVGGDHVSYALVMEELGRGDSSVRGLVSVSLGLVAKSIAAHGTPEQRERWLPGLCSGRLMGCFGLTEPDTGSDAASLSLKAVPDGDDYLLSGSKMFITNGTWADVALIFARTGGPGPRGITAFLVPTDSPGLERTTIHGKLGLRGQPTAQLFLDEVRVPADAVLGEEGRGFSIAMSALDKGRVSVAAGSVGAARGALESALAHAKERVQFGRPIAAFQLVQEMLADTAVETDAARLLVWRAADLIDRGEPFATAASMAKLYATETAVRAANSAMQVFGGYGYIDEYPPGKYLRDARVTTLYEGTSQIQKLIIGRALTGVSAFS, encoded by the coding sequence ATGGATTTCACCCTCACCGAGGAGCAGACCGCGCTCCGCGCGATGGCAGCGGAGTTCGTCGACCGCGAGATCACACCGAACGTGGTGGAGTGGGACCGCGCCGAGAGCGTGCCCCGCGAACTCGTCCAGCGGCTCGGTGAGCTCGGCTTCCTCGGCATGACCGTCGACGAGGAGTACGGCGGGGTGGGCGGCGACCACGTCTCCTACGCCCTCGTCATGGAGGAGCTCGGTCGCGGCGACTCCTCGGTGCGCGGTCTGGTGTCGGTCTCCCTCGGCCTGGTGGCCAAGTCCATCGCCGCCCACGGCACCCCCGAGCAGCGGGAGCGCTGGCTGCCCGGCCTGTGCTCCGGGCGGCTGATGGGCTGCTTCGGACTGACCGAACCCGACACCGGCTCCGACGCCGCCTCGCTGTCGCTGAAGGCCGTGCCCGACGGGGACGACTACCTGCTCAGCGGTTCCAAGATGTTCATCACCAACGGCACCTGGGCGGACGTGGCCCTCATCTTCGCCCGCACCGGCGGCCCCGGCCCCAGGGGCATCACCGCGTTCCTGGTGCCCACCGACTCCCCCGGACTGGAGCGCACCACGATCCACGGCAAGCTCGGCCTGCGCGGCCAGCCCACCGCGCAGCTGTTCCTCGACGAGGTGCGCGTACCCGCCGACGCCGTCCTCGGCGAGGAGGGCCGGGGCTTCTCCATCGCGATGTCGGCCCTGGACAAGGGGCGCGTCTCGGTGGCCGCCGGATCGGTGGGCGCCGCCCGGGGCGCCCTGGAGAGCGCCCTGGCCCACGCCAAGGAGCGCGTCCAGTTCGGCCGCCCCATCGCCGCCTTCCAGCTCGTCCAGGAGATGCTCGCCGACACGGCGGTGGAGACCGACGCCGCCCGCCTGCTGGTGTGGCGGGCCGCCGACCTGATCGACCGGGGCGAGCCGTTCGCCACCGCGGCGTCCATGGCCAAGCTCTACGCCACCGAGACGGCCGTGCGCGCCGCCAACAGCGCGATGCAGGTGTTCGGCGGCTACGGCTACATCGACGAGTACCCGCCCGGCAAGTACCTGCGCGACGCCCGCGTCACCACCCTGTACGAAGGAACCAGCCAGATCCAGAAGCTCATCATCGGCCGCGCGCTCACCGGCGTCAGCGCCTTCTCCTGA
- a CDS encoding helix-turn-helix transcriptional regulator, whose protein sequence is MADVLMVPASRTHGRGAEVEHLVRVTGRGGAVVVEGSPGIGKTALLDTVLDRFDDHRVLRVSGRRPESGLPLSGLHGLFLPVTHRLGALGPEHGRLLDDALRRGRYDERDRLALSVAVLALVTALTRARPLVCVVDDAQWIDSDSLALLSFAAHRVDTVGAAMLFATREAAPEELSGLPRLRLGPLPEETLQDVLEETDPGVDPAVRGELVRRAHGNPMAVRCYASALTPGQRTGVEPLPRMLPLPAEIMDAHAEVLAFLPDDITRLLLLAAIEPGVAVPVLTAREGGSGDPAAALDRAERAGLLRVAADRVEFADPMMGEVVCRRATSAELAGAHLEMARMLDSRGPRHRVLWHRAAAASGPDEELGHEITAAVSADEPGLTAHEASVLLERAAELTGKPSRRAGRLAEASYQAWAAGQYSRSTILIKQAAPYVPMARTRGLPDMVDGYRAIGEEDPLQGCDQLMSAAREVAARDPHHARSLLLRAADAASLAGDLDRFVAAARQSLTLDLDNPLRDSGLAYLEGSMLAFQGDYEAAMEPLRRSVALVERDDEPLSLIRSIVAALRLGDTVGARRQTARAIARAGVRGTVSMVPQALSYAVHGEFWHGSPTTAGEHASLGLRLSVETGQRNCAAHHLAALAMVAALRGDAEDCAVRAAAVTEHTDNRPLGLPRALTEWALAFLDLTRGRMREAATRLEELAHSEPCQGHRTIRLLSVPHYVEAAAHLGETERAAVALAGYERWANATEGPNELALAARCRALLSDGEAAREHFEEALRLHRRGGGGGIEEARTRMAYGTLLRRSRLPSAARPHLRAAVEAFTRLEAPLLLRQAKEQLRATGEALDAAAPAPTEGLTPQQEQIARLVAEGATNREIAQRLYISPRTVEHHLRNIFRQLQIRSRVELARLVSGR, encoded by the coding sequence ATGGCAGACGTACTGATGGTCCCGGCCTCCCGCACACACGGCCGGGGCGCGGAGGTCGAACACCTGGTCAGGGTCACCGGGCGCGGCGGCGCGGTGGTGGTCGAGGGCAGCCCCGGCATCGGCAAGACCGCGCTGCTCGACACCGTCCTGGACCGGTTCGACGACCACCGGGTGCTCCGGGTCAGCGGGCGCCGCCCGGAGTCCGGCCTCCCCCTGTCCGGGCTGCACGGGCTGTTTCTGCCCGTGACGCACCGCCTGGGCGCGCTCGGCCCCGAACACGGGCGGCTGCTCGACGACGCGCTGCGCCGCGGACGCTACGACGAGCGCGACCGTCTGGCCCTGTCGGTGGCCGTACTGGCCCTCGTGACCGCGCTGACCCGCGCCCGCCCCCTGGTGTGCGTGGTCGACGACGCCCAGTGGATCGACTCCGACTCCCTGGCCCTGCTCTCCTTCGCCGCCCACCGCGTCGACACGGTCGGCGCGGCGATGCTGTTCGCCACCCGCGAGGCCGCCCCCGAGGAACTGTCCGGCCTGCCCCGGCTGCGGCTGGGGCCGCTGCCGGAGGAGACGCTGCAGGACGTCCTGGAGGAGACCGATCCCGGCGTCGACCCGGCGGTGCGCGGCGAACTCGTGCGCCGCGCGCACGGCAACCCCATGGCCGTGCGCTGCTACGCCTCCGCCCTCACCCCGGGCCAGCGCACCGGCGTCGAGCCGCTGCCCCGGATGCTGCCGCTGCCCGCGGAGATCATGGACGCCCACGCCGAGGTGCTGGCCTTCCTGCCCGACGACATCACCCGGCTGCTGCTGCTCGCCGCGATCGAACCCGGGGTCGCCGTCCCGGTCCTCACCGCGCGGGAGGGCGGGAGCGGCGACCCGGCCGCCGCGCTCGACCGGGCCGAACGGGCCGGTCTGCTGCGGGTGGCGGCCGACCGGGTGGAGTTCGCCGACCCGATGATGGGCGAGGTCGTGTGCCGCCGCGCGACAAGCGCCGAACTGGCCGGGGCGCACCTGGAGATGGCACGGATGCTGGACAGCCGCGGCCCCCGCCACCGGGTCCTGTGGCACCGGGCGGCGGCCGCCTCGGGACCCGACGAGGAGCTGGGGCACGAGATCACCGCGGCGGTGTCGGCGGACGAGCCGGGACTGACCGCGCACGAGGCGTCGGTCCTGCTGGAGCGCGCGGCCGAGCTGACCGGGAAGCCCAGCCGCCGGGCGGGCCGGCTGGCCGAGGCCTCCTACCAGGCGTGGGCGGCGGGCCAGTACAGCCGCAGCACCATCCTGATCAAGCAGGCCGCGCCCTACGTCCCCATGGCCCGCACCCGGGGGCTGCCGGACATGGTCGACGGCTACCGCGCGATCGGCGAGGAGGACCCGCTGCAGGGGTGCGACCAGTTGATGTCGGCGGCCCGCGAGGTCGCCGCGCGCGACCCCCACCACGCGCGGTCGCTGCTGCTGCGCGCCGCCGACGCCGCCTCCCTCGCCGGCGACCTGGACCGCTTCGTCGCGGCCGCGCGGCAGTCGCTGACCCTGGACCTCGACAACCCGCTGCGCGACTCGGGGCTGGCCTACCTGGAGGGCTCGATGCTGGCCTTCCAGGGCGACTACGAGGCCGCGATGGAACCGCTGCGCCGGTCGGTGGCGCTGGTCGAGCGCGACGACGAGCCGCTCAGCCTGATCCGCTCGATCGTGGCGGCGCTGCGGCTGGGCGACACCGTGGGAGCGCGCCGCCAGACCGCCCGGGCCATCGCGCGGGCCGGGGTGCGGGGCACGGTCTCGATGGTGCCCCAGGCGCTGTCCTACGCCGTCCACGGCGAGTTCTGGCACGGGTCGCCGACCACCGCGGGCGAGCACGCGTCGCTGGGACTGCGGCTGTCGGTGGAGACGGGGCAGCGCAACTGCGCCGCGCACCACCTGGCGGCCCTGGCGATGGTGGCGGCGCTGCGCGGCGACGCCGAGGACTGCGCGGTGCGCGCGGCCGCGGTCACCGAGCACACCGACAACCGCCCGCTCGGACTGCCCCGGGCGCTGACCGAGTGGGCGCTGGCCTTCCTCGACCTGACCCGGGGGCGCATGCGGGAGGCGGCCACCCGGCTGGAGGAGCTGGCGCACAGCGAGCCCTGCCAGGGCCACCGCACCATCCGCCTGCTGAGCGTCCCCCACTACGTGGAGGCCGCCGCGCACCTGGGGGAGACCGAGCGGGCCGCCGTCGCGCTGGCCGGGTACGAGCGGTGGGCCAACGCCACCGAGGGCCCCAACGAGCTCGCGCTCGCCGCGCGCTGCCGGGCGCTGCTCAGCGACGGCGAGGCCGCGCGCGAGCACTTCGAAGAGGCCCTGCGGCTGCACCGCCGCGGCGGCGGGGGCGGCATCGAGGAGGCGCGCACCCGGATGGCCTACGGCACGCTGCTGCGCCGGTCCCGGCTGCCCTCGGCGGCCCGCCCGCACCTGCGGGCCGCGGTGGAGGCGTTCACCCGGTTGGAGGCGCCGCTGCTGCTGCGGCAGGCCAAGGAGCAGTTGCGCGCCACCGGCGAGGCGCTCGACGCGGCCGCCCCCGCACCCACCGAGGGGCTGACCCCCCAGCAGGAGCAGATCGCCCGCCTGGTGGCCGAGGGGGCGACCAACCGGGAGATCGCCCAGCGCCTCTACATCAGCCCGCGCACCGTCGAACACCACCTGCGCAACATCTTCCGCCAGTTGCAGATCCGCTCCCGGGTGGAGTTGGCCCGGCTGGTCAGCGGCCGGTGA
- a CDS encoding ABC transporter substrate-binding protein, whose translation MRKPIAVAAGALALTLLAASCGGAGQQAEEGAAADLDVAVGVTDDTVTIGTHQPLTGPASAGYLAISQGASAMFDYINAQGGVHGRQIEYLVEDDVYDPTKTVEVTQKLVEGEEIFAMLGGLGTPTHSKVLDYLDAQGVPDLFPSSGALMWNNPEEYPLTYGYQVDYTKEAKILAQYVSENFPDAKVGYYYQNDDVGTDSIAGLDQYLADAVVADESYESTAPEAVGGQISALDEAGADVVICACIPAFAALGILNAAGQGYQPQWVISSIGSDVPTLKGLLKEYGESDELPVDQMLNGIITSGYLPQVNMVDDPWTQFFTEVHEEYGEGELTNTRIYGMVQAVMFAKALKAAGPEPTRQSLVEAVESMEWNGPGLVPFASSADDHGGHAGALVNQYTADGDGEGRMENLQEAMVTDREGGDIVPADFERVGPEEYDFHD comes from the coding sequence GCGCCGCCGCCGACCTGGACGTGGCCGTCGGCGTCACCGACGACACGGTCACCATCGGCACCCACCAGCCGCTCACCGGCCCGGCCTCCGCGGGCTACCTGGCGATCTCCCAGGGCGCCTCGGCGATGTTCGACTACATCAACGCCCAGGGCGGCGTCCACGGCCGCCAGATCGAGTACCTGGTCGAGGACGACGTCTACGACCCGACCAAGACCGTCGAGGTCACCCAGAAGCTCGTCGAGGGCGAGGAGATCTTCGCCATGCTGGGCGGCCTGGGCACCCCCACCCACTCCAAGGTCCTCGACTACCTCGACGCCCAGGGCGTGCCCGACCTCTTCCCCTCCTCCGGCGCGCTGATGTGGAACAACCCGGAGGAGTACCCGCTGACCTACGGCTACCAGGTGGACTACACCAAGGAGGCCAAGATCCTGGCGCAGTACGTCTCGGAGAACTTCCCCGACGCCAAGGTCGGCTACTACTACCAGAACGACGACGTGGGCACCGACTCGATCGCCGGACTCGACCAGTACCTGGCCGACGCCGTGGTCGCCGACGAGAGCTACGAGTCCACCGCTCCCGAGGCGGTCGGCGGGCAGATCTCCGCGCTCGACGAGGCCGGTGCGGACGTGGTCATCTGCGCCTGCATCCCCGCCTTCGCCGCGCTGGGCATCCTCAACGCCGCCGGACAGGGCTACCAGCCGCAGTGGGTCATCAGCAGCATCGGCTCCGACGTGCCCACGCTCAAGGGGCTGCTCAAGGAGTACGGCGAGAGCGACGAGCTGCCGGTCGACCAGATGCTCAACGGCATCATCACCAGCGGCTACCTGCCCCAGGTCAACATGGTCGACGACCCCTGGACGCAGTTCTTCACCGAGGTCCACGAGGAGTACGGCGAGGGTGAGCTCACCAACACCCGCATCTACGGCATGGTCCAGGCCGTGATGTTCGCCAAGGCGCTCAAGGCCGCCGGGCCCGAGCCGACCCGCCAGAGCCTCGTCGAGGCGGTGGAGTCGATGGAGTGGAACGGCCCCGGCCTGGTCCCGTTCGCCTCCTCCGCCGACGACCACGGCGGCCACGCCGGTGCGCTCGTCAACCAGTACACGGCCGACGGGGACGGCGAGGGCCGCATGGAGAACCTCCAGGAGGCCATGGTGACCGACCGCGAGGGCGGGGACATCGTCCCGGCGGACTTCGAGCGGGTCGGCCCCGAGGAGTACGACTTCCACGACTGA